From a region of the Campylobacter sp. genome:
- the napG gene encoding ferredoxin-type protein NapG, with translation MDRREVLGILSLAAGVGVLGLGVANSGEHARLRPPGAISEKEFLSKCLRCGLCVEACPFDTLKLASFCDHAIANGTPFFIPREIPCYMCDDIPCVAACPSDALDKSLVSEDSKLNVRLSKMGVAVIDTEHCIAYAGIQCDACVRNCPVMDKALRIDYRHNNRTEKHALLVPVVDSDYCTGCGKCEHACVTKKAAISVVERERVIGISSDNYVKGWIKGDDAKLKDADTKIKLDPQKSKDYLNEDDLMEGARQ, from the coding sequence ATGGATAGGCGTGAGGTCTTAGGTATTCTTTCTTTAGCTGCGGGCGTAGGCGTTCTGGGGCTCGGAGTCGCAAACTCCGGCGAGCACGCCAGACTCCGCCCGCCCGGAGCTATAAGCGAGAAAGAATTTCTTAGCAAATGCCTAAGGTGCGGACTTTGTGTCGAGGCATGCCCGTTTGATACGCTTAAGCTTGCGAGCTTTTGCGATCATGCTATTGCAAACGGCACGCCGTTTTTCATCCCGCGCGAAATTCCGTGCTATATGTGCGACGACATACCTTGCGTCGCGGCCTGTCCTAGCGACGCACTAGATAAAAGCCTGGTAAGCGAAGACTCCAAGCTTAACGTGCGTCTATCTAAAATGGGCGTTGCGGTCATAGATACCGAGCATTGCATCGCTTACGCCGGTATCCAATGCGACGCGTGCGTGCGAAACTGCCCCGTAATGGACAAGGCGCTTAGGATCGATTATCGTCACAACAACCGCACCGAAAAGCACGCCCTACTCGTGCCCGTCGTAGATAGCGACTACTGCACGGGTTGCGGTAAGTGCGAGCATGCCTGCGTCACAAAAAAGGCGGCTATCAGCGTCGTGGAGCGCGAGCGCGTCATAGGAATTTCCAGCGATAACTACGTCAAGGGCTGGATCAAGGGCGACGACGCGAAGCTAAAGGACGCAGACACCAAAATCAAGCTCGATCCGCAAAAGAGTAAGGATTACTTAAACGAGGACGATCTAATGGAAGGGGCTAGGCAATGA